One window from the genome of Haloprofundus halobius encodes:
- a CDS encoding DUF7344 domain-containing protein, whose translation MNGDVGEPTERALASGIRDGRAVELFDALSDKRRLWVVDYLSEADGSVALAELACVVAERETGAPVADESEDAYREAYASLYHNHVPKLARIDVVDYEEDQRTLELVDCAELAPLLEFVAVEHRPDETSD comes from the coding sequence ATGAACGGCGACGTCGGAGAGCCCACCGAGAGGGCGCTTGCGTCCGGAATTCGCGACGGACGCGCAGTAGAACTGTTCGACGCGCTGAGCGACAAGCGTCGTCTCTGGGTCGTCGACTATCTCTCCGAGGCGGACGGCTCCGTGGCACTCGCCGAACTCGCCTGCGTCGTCGCCGAGAGGGAGACGGGTGCGCCCGTCGCCGACGAATCCGAGGACGCCTACAGAGAAGCGTACGCGAGTCTGTACCACAACCACGTCCCGAAACTCGCTCGCATCGACGTCGTCGACTACGAGGAGGACCAGCGGACGCTCGAACTCGTCGACTGCGCCGAACTCGCACCGTTGCTGGAGTTCGTCGCCGTCGAGCACCGACCGGACGAGACGTCGGACTGA